A window of Variovorax sp. HW608 genomic DNA:
CTCGAAGCCAGCGCGCCGGTGATGGCATGCGCGCACGACTTTCTCGCCGAGACCGGCACGCTGATGGCGCTGGCCGACACCCATTGCACCATCCTCAGCACCGAAGGGGATCTTCCCGCGATCGATTCGGCCGAAACCATCCACCTGATGCCTGGCGTGACCTGGTCCGAAGTCATCTGCGGCACCAACGCGATCGGCACCGCGCTGGCCGTGGGGCAGCCGGTGCAGATCCACAGCGCCGAGCACTTTTGCGAAGGCATCAAGCGCTGGACCTGCTCGGCCACGGTGCTGCGCCATCCGCTGGACGGCGAGATCGTCGGCGTGCTGGACGCCTCGGGCCTGTCGCGGACCTACAGCCGGCAGACGCTCGCCCTGGTCGTCACGGCGGCCAGCCGGATCGAGAGCCGTCTCGCAGCCAGCGAGATGGAGCGCCGCTACCGCCTGCTCGAGCATGCGATGGGGCGGCTCTCCGGCAGCGACGGCGTGGTGCTGTTCGACCGGCGCGGCAATCCGATCAAGGCGAACGAGCATGCGGCGTTGGCGATCGACGCGGCCGGGGGCCACATCGACCTGGCGAGCGGCCGGCGGATGCCCGAGTTCGCGGCGCGCCCCCACGGCCGGCAATGGGCGCACGGGACCTTGCCGCCCTGGGTCCGACATGAGTGGCTGGAACCCATGGTGGTCAAGGGCGAGCATCTCGGTACGCTGCTGGTCGTGCCGCCAGCCTTCGGGCGTCGGGGCGCGTCCGTTGCCGCGCCTCGCATCGATGCCGCATCCGACGCCTTCGCCGGCATCATCACCGCCGACCCCGGCCTGCGCGACGCAGTGGCCAAGGCCCGCCAGCTGACGCGCACGCGCACACCGGTGCTGCTCTTGGGCGAGACCGGCGTGGGGAAGGAAGAGTTCGCGCGCGGCATCCACGGCAGCAGTGGCGGAGCGTACGTCGCACTCAACTGTGGCGGCCTGTCGCGCGAACTGCTGGCCAGCGAGCTGTTCGGTTATGCCGACGGTGCATTCACCGGCGCGCGCAAGGGCGGCATGATCGGCAAGATCGAGGCCGCCGATGGCGGGACCCTGTTTCTCGACGAGATCGGCGAGATGCCGATGGACATGCAGCCCAACCTCCTGCGCGTGCTCGAGCAGGGCGAGATCTATCGGCTGGGCGAGAACGCCCCACGCCGCGTGAACTTCCGCCTCGTCGCCGCGACACACCGCGACTTGCGCCAGGAGATCGCGGCGGGGCGCTTCCGCATGGATCTGTTCTACCGGATCGCCGTCACGAGCCTTCGCATTCCGCCGCTGCGCGAGCGGCAGGGCGACATCGAGCTGCTGGCGCGCCACTTCCTCGAGCGCTTCCGGCAGGCGCACGGGCAAGGGCCGGCCGACATAGCGCCTGACGCGCTGCAGGCGCTGCGGTCCTACCCATGGCCGGGCAATGTGCGCGAGCTGCGCAATCTGATCGAGGGTGCCGTGCTGCTCTGCGAGGGCCCCAGCGTGACGCGCGATCATCTGCCGCGCGAGTTCCTGGAGTCACTGGAGGTCGCCGGGCCGGGATTTGAAAGTCCTGCGGAGACCGTTTCGATGGCCGAGGGCGAGGAAGTGCTGATCCGGCGCGCCATCAGCGCGAGCGACGGCAATCTCACCTTGGCCGCGCGCAGGCTGCAGATCGCCAAGAGCACGCTGTACGCGAAGATGCACCGCTACGGGCTCTCGCGATAGATAGAGACGAGCTTCCGCTTGCCGCCCTCGGCCCGCGGACTCTGACAGCAAGCGTCACGCATCCGCAGGTTCACTGCCGGCCATCATGCGCGCCAGGAACTGGGCGAATTGCTCGCGTTCCTCGGACGAGAACATGCTGAGCAGGCGCAGCTCGGCCTGCGCATGGTCCGGCATGGCGCGGTCGGCAAGCCGGCGGCCCTTTGCTGTGAGGCTCACGAGCACGCCGCGGCCGTCATTGGGGTCGTCCGTGCGCTGGATCCAGCCATTGAGTTCCAGGCGCTTGAGCAGGTTCGACAGTCCGCCGGACGTGAACAGCAACCTGGCCTGCAACTGGGACGGCGTCATGCAGTAGGGGGCGCCCGACACCCGCAGGGTGGCGAGCACGGCGTATTCGAGGTACTTGAGCCCGTGCGGCGCGAGCGCCGAATTCACCGTCTGCAGCACCACGCCCTCGAGATGAAGCAGCCGCCCGACGACCTCCTTGCCGGAGCTGTCGAGGTCGGGCCGCTCGGCGCGCCATTGAGCGATGCCGCGACCGACCAGATCGTCTGATTTGCGGCGCGAGCCCGTCCGATTCTTGTGCGAAGGCGTAGCGCGTGCGTCCATGCCGCGATCATCGCAGAGACCGGACGCCCGACTCGAACGGGAAAACCCCAAGTAGCTTTCATGAAAGCTATCTTGAAAGATATGCGGAAACGATCTACGCTAGTCAAACTCCCACTCGAGAGGTGCTCATGAAGTACTTTCCGCAACGTGTCCTGATCGCCGGTGCCGTGGCCACCAGCCTCCTGCTGTCGATCCCAGCGCGCGCCGAGGAACTCGCCGTCGGCATCTTCGGCGGCTCGTTCGCCGAGGACTCCAAGGCGTGTCACATCGGCGAGTTCGAGAAGAAGACCGGTGCCAAGGTGGCGCTCAAGCTCGGGAGTTCCGCGCAGTTCGCGGCCGGCATTCGCGCGACCGGCGGCAAGTCCGACTTCGACGTCGTCTACATCGACAACTCGCTGGCCACGCAGCTGAAGAACGAAAAGCTGCTCGAGACCATCGACCGCAGCCAGCTCTCCAACGCGAAGGAGATCTCCCCGCGCGCCTTCGACAAGGACAACCAGTACGTCGTGTTCATGACCGGTGCCACCGTGCTCGTCTACGACACCAAGCAGGTCAAGACGCCGCCCACGTCGTGGAACGACCTCTACAAGCCCGAGTTCGCGGGCAAGCTGGCCATCGGGGACATCAGCGGCACCTCGGGGGCGCAACTGCTGATGGCGCTGAACAAGCTCAAGGGCGGCACGCTCGAGAATATGGATGCGGGCTTTGCGGCGATCAAGCCGCTCGCCAAGGAATCGGTCACGCTGTACACGCAGGCCGATCAGATCGTGTCGCTCTTCGAGCGCGGCGAGATCACGATGGCGGTGTGGTACCCCGACCGGGCCGGCTCGGCCATCGACAAGGGGCTGCCGCTGGCGGTGGCCTACCCGAAGGAGGGCGCCGTTGGCATCTTCCCGGCGCTGGTGATTCCGAAGGGCGCCAAGTCCCCGGCGCTGGCGCTCAAGTACATCGACGAAGTGCTCTCGCGCCAGGGGCAGACCTGCTTTGCCGAGCGCAAGTATGCAGGTCCGGTCAACACGCTGGTGAAGCTGTCGGACAAGGCGGCGAAGATCGTTCCGAACGGGCCCACCTTCGACGCCATGTGGTTTCCGGACCCCGAGGCCGTCGTGAAGGGTCTGCCCGAGTGGACCCGCCGCTGGCAGCGCGAAGTGGCGCGTTGACCGGGGGCCGCGCATGCCTCGACTGACGCTGGACCGTCTCGAGAAGCGATACGGCGAGCATCTCGCCGTCGCCTCGGTGTCCCTTCGCATCACCGACGGCGAATTCGTCTCGCTCCTCGGACCCTCGGGCTGCGGCAAGACGACCATCCTGCGGATGGTGGCGGGGCTGATCGAGCCTACTTCCGGCCGCATCCTGATCGACGAGCGCGACGTGACGCGGCTGCCGCCGAACAGGCGCAACATCGGACTGGTCTTCCAGTCG
This region includes:
- a CDS encoding sigma-54-dependent Fis family transcriptional regulator gives rise to the protein MSPDGQSLFSDPRDEAAVMAAWASFLSGDERPAEALRALVDASWQRCLSAQVDPRARGGPQPLSDGELFLLRERQRELLEASAPVMACAHDFLAETGTLMALADTHCTILSTEGDLPAIDSAETIHLMPGVTWSEVICGTNAIGTALAVGQPVQIHSAEHFCEGIKRWTCSATVLRHPLDGEIVGVLDASGLSRTYSRQTLALVVTAASRIESRLAASEMERRYRLLEHAMGRLSGSDGVVLFDRRGNPIKANEHAALAIDAAGGHIDLASGRRMPEFAARPHGRQWAHGTLPPWVRHEWLEPMVVKGEHLGTLLVVPPAFGRRGASVAAPRIDAASDAFAGIITADPGLRDAVAKARQLTRTRTPVLLLGETGVGKEEFARGIHGSSGGAYVALNCGGLSRELLASELFGYADGAFTGARKGGMIGKIEAADGGTLFLDEIGEMPMDMQPNLLRVLEQGEIYRLGENAPRRVNFRLVAATHRDLRQEIAAGRFRMDLFYRIAVTSLRIPPLRERQGDIELLARHFLERFRQAHGQGPADIAPDALQALRSYPWPGNVRELRNLIEGAVLLCEGPSVTRDHLPREFLESLEVAGPGFESPAETVSMAEGEEVLIRRAISASDGNLTLAARRLQIAKSTLYAKMHRYGLSR
- a CDS encoding MarR family winged helix-turn-helix transcriptional regulator, producing MDARATPSHKNRTGSRRKSDDLVGRGIAQWRAERPDLDSSGKEVVGRLLHLEGVVLQTVNSALAPHGLKYLEYAVLATLRVSGAPYCMTPSQLQARLLFTSGGLSNLLKRLELNGWIQRTDDPNDGRGVLVSLTAKGRRLADRAMPDHAQAELRLLSMFSSEEREQFAQFLARMMAGSEPADA
- a CDS encoding ABC transporter substrate-binding protein, producing the protein MKYFPQRVLIAGAVATSLLLSIPARAEELAVGIFGGSFAEDSKACHIGEFEKKTGAKVALKLGSSAQFAAGIRATGGKSDFDVVYIDNSLATQLKNEKLLETIDRSQLSNAKEISPRAFDKDNQYVVFMTGATVLVYDTKQVKTPPTSWNDLYKPEFAGKLAIGDISGTSGAQLLMALNKLKGGTLENMDAGFAAIKPLAKESVTLYTQADQIVSLFERGEITMAVWYPDRAGSAIDKGLPLAVAYPKEGAVGIFPALVIPKGAKSPALALKYIDEVLSRQGQTCFAERKYAGPVNTLVKLSDKAAKIVPNGPTFDAMWFPDPEAVVKGLPEWTRRWQREVAR